One part of the Glycine max cultivar Williams 82 chromosome 14, Glycine_max_v4.0, whole genome shotgun sequence genome encodes these proteins:
- the LOC100527637 gene encoding emp24/gp25L/p24 family/GOLD family protein, with translation MARDRNSRIGTTVVLLLCFVAHFYVLPLAEAVWLTLPTSGTKCLSEEIHSNVVVLADYYVVTQEGGLQTVSVKVTSPYGNNLHHNENATQGQFAFTTAESGNYVACFWMDGKHQEEATVSLDWKTGIYAKDWESVAKKEKIEGVELELRKLEGAVEAIHGYLVYLKDKEARMREVSERTNGRVAWFSIMSLSVCILVSVLQVWYLKRFFLKKKLI, from the exons ATGGCTAGGGACAGAAACTCCCGAATTGGAACGACTGTGGTGTTGTTGTTATGCTTCGTCGCTCACTTTTATGTGCTGCCACTGGCAGAGGCCGTGTGGTTAACACTCCCCACTTCGGGGACTAAGTGTTTGTCTGAGGAAATCCATTCAAATGTGGTCGTTTTAGCCGATTACTATGTTGTCACTCAGGAGGGTGGGCTTCAAACAGTTTCTGTCAAG GTAACGTCTCCTTATGGAAATAACCTTCACCACAATGAAAATGCCACGCAAGGTCAATTTGCATTTACAACAGCGGAGAGTGGGAACTATGTGGCATGCTTTTGGATGGATGGTAAACATCAAGAAGAAGCAACTGTAAGCCTTGACTGGAAAACAGGAATTTATGCCAAGGATTGGGAGTCTGttgcaaagaaagaaaagatagaG GGTGTTGAACTTGAGCTCAGGAAACTTGAAGGAGCAGTGGAGGCCATCCACGGCTATCTAGTTTATTTGAAGGATAA GGAAGCAAGGATGAGGGAAGTCAGTGAAAGAACAAATGGTAGAGTCGCTTGGTTTAGCATCATGTCTCTTAGTGTCTGCATTTTGGTTTCGGTACTGCAAGTGTGGTATCTAAAGCGCTTTTTTCTGAAGAAGAAACTCATATAG